A region from the Melanotaenia boesemani isolate fMelBoe1 chromosome 11, fMelBoe1.pri, whole genome shotgun sequence genome encodes:
- the atxn2 gene encoding ataxin-2 isoform X10: MSMKAGGNRSKPGGGNTAGATASGAGGSGGGRQNLGRGRHSGKGPMAVIFNGVYANMRMVHVLTSVVGTKCELRVKNGAIYEGVFKTYGPECDLVLDAAHRKSPEPSTGPRKEDIVESIIFKASDVVVVTFKDVDLNFARKVSSDTDNFTDAAVSGRINGEHKEKDLEPWDGGETHNSDSLESLDTDVSNGWDPNDMFKFNEEKYGVLSTYDSSLSTYTVPLERDNSEAFLKREARAAQLAEEIEASATYKARVALENDERTDEEKYTAVVRGERETHALSRENKYIPPGQRNRETMSWGPGRQNSPRLGQSSAGTSTPRQGPHDYSPSSGADQRVVNGGSSHWPSPCPSPSSRPPSRYQSGPSSLPPRATTPTRPPSRPPSRPSRPPSHSSHPSYPSSSSSFSHHGPTSPASTLPKRMSSEGPPRMSPKSQRTPRSHRVPPSRISGIPPGVDLISHSAPGEVSATPPTRSSSSGGTWSSVVSGAHRPRSPRQNNVGGASPGSSSLSSPQTGTAPTETMATLTSASSPTAASPAPNMITSPSGDAKECRVQETRQTSPSANKENVKPLDSSPSISRPVCKGPPSMAPDHRKQIDNLKKFSVDFRLQSSSNPEPAFDQMMTKPVRDPAEKPKDLPLDKSTTVGRDSSENGVVVIAAGTPGAAPASSTTTANTSKPGSPAALSPSPSAPDQKRAGMDVTSQGVQTTATSTFSGPKHEEKEEKKEAVQDQVRKSTLNPNANEFKPRFNTQPKPANTPTPPRPQGQPSPSIVVQQPPAVYGQTVCFPQMYPLTPVSPGVQKSIIWKSPTMYQVPMPHMTVSQSKPYRPGKVPNMPQQRSDQHHPTGTPTMMHPATAAGPPIVATNPAYSAQYFTCSPQQFTSQPLVQQMPHYQSQLCVIQPQHVFSPVMQGSPRMMAPPTHGQPSLVSSSTTQYPEQTHTMYGPMPQQYPHPSATLHPHPQHPQPSATPTGQAQQSGPPQHGGPPSHPAASPVQHPQHPQAAAAAAAAAQALHLANQPPQQQMYSALAPTPPSMTPGPNPQSPQASFPSAQQTVYIHPQQVQHGYNPNHMAHVQQAHMQSGIVPSHHPAPTHPPMMLMATQGPPGGPQPPMPQSALNHIPVSSTTHFSYLAHPQVQPHHQQQL; the protein is encoded by the exons ATGTCAATGAAGGCCGGTGGAAATCGCAGCAAACCCGGTGGTGGCAACACCGCTGGTGCGACCGCCTCCGGAGCCGGAGGAAGCGGCGGGGGTAGACAGAATCTGGGCAG ggGAAGACATAGTGGTAAAGGTCCTATGGCT gtcATTTTCAATGGTGTATATGCAAATATGAGGATGGTCCATGTGTTGACTTCAGTGGTG GGGACCAAATGTGAGCTCAGAGTTAAAAACGGAGCTATTTATGAAGGAGTTTTTAAGACATATGGTCCAGAG TGTGACCTGGTGTTGGATGCTGCTCACAGAAAGAGCCCAGAGCCAAGCACAGGCCCCAGGAAAGAAGATATTGTAGAGAGCATCATTTTCAAGGCCTCTGATGTTGTTGTGGTGACCTTTAAAGATGTGGACTTGAATTTCGCCAGGAAAG TCTCCTCTGACACAG ACAACttcacagatgctgctgtgagcGGGAGAATCAATGGTGAGcacaaagagaaagatttaGAGCCCTGGGATGGAGGAGAGACCCACAACTCTGACAGCCTTGAGTCTCTGGACACAGATGTG TCAAACGGATGGGATCCCAACGACATGTTCAAGTTCAACGAGGAGAAGTATGGAGTCCTGTCTACTTATGACAGCAGCTTATCCACATATAC GGTCCCCTTAGAGCGTGATAACTCTGAAGCGTTCCTGAAGAGAGAAGCACGTGCTGCCCAGCTGGCAGAGGAGATCGAGGCCAGTGCCACATACAAGGCCCGTGTGGCCCTGGAGAACGATGAGCGCACTGATGAGGAAAAATACACTGCTGTGGTGCGAGGGGAGAGGGAGACTCACGCACTCAGCAG AGAGAACAAGTACATTCCTCCAGGTCAGAGGAACAGGGAAACAATGTCATGGGGGCCAGGACGCCAGAATTCACCTCGTCTGGGTCAGAGTTCAGCTGGAACCTCCACTCCTCGACAGGGACCTCACGATTACAGTCCCAGTTCTGGGGCTGACCAGAGGGTGGTTAATGGAG GTTCATCCCATTGGCCCTCACCCTGTCCGTCTCCTTCCTCTCGTCCCCCCTCTCGTTACCAGTCTGGCCCCTCTTCCCTGCCTCCTCGGGCGACCACGCCCACCAGACCACCCTCCAGACCCCCTTCTCGACCTTCCAGGCCTCCCTCTCATTCATCTCATCCCTCCTatccttcctcttcatcctccttttCTCACCATGGGCCCACGTCGCCAGCCTCCACTCTGCCCAAACGCATGTCTTCAGAAG GTCCTCCCAGGATGTCTCCAAAATCTCAGCGGACACCTCGTTCCCACAGAGTACCACCTTCTCGAATCAGTGGCATTCCCCCTGGAGTGGACTTGATTTCCCACAGTGCACCTGGAGAGGTTTCAGCAACTCCACCAACCAGGAGTAGCTCTTCTGGAGGGACTTGGTCCTCAGTTGTCAGTGGAG CTCACAGACCTCGCTCACCCCGACAGAACAATGTGGGAGGAGCATCCCCTggctcctcctctctctcttcacCCCAGACAGGAACAGCTCCAACTGAAACCATGGCAACACTGACATCAGCTTCTTCCCCTACTGCTGCTAGTCCTGCCCCCAACATGATCACCTCTCCATCAGGGGATG CTAAGGAGTGTCGTGTCCAAGAGACAAGGCAGACATCGCCATCAGCAAATAAGGAGAACGTGAAGCCTTTGGATAGCTCCCCTAGTATTTCTAGACCAGTCTGTAAAG GACCCCCTTCAATGGCACCAgaccacagaaaacaaatagATAATTTGAAGAAATTTAGTGTAGATTTTAGA TTGCAGTCTAGTTCAAATCCAGAACCAGCCTTTGACCAGATGATGACCAAGCCTGTCAGAGATCCAGCAGAAAAGCCTAAAGACCTTCCCCTGGACAAGTCAACCACAGTGGGACGGGACAGTAGTGAAAATGGTGTTGTAGTCATTGCTGCTGGCACCCCTGGAGCTGCTCCTGCTTCATCCACTACCACTGCAAATACCAGTAAGCCTGGCAGCCCCGCTGCCCTGTCGCCTTCTCCTTCAGCACCGGACCAGAAGAGGGCGGGAATGGATGTGACATCACAAGGAGTTCAAACAACAGCCACGTCTACATTCAGTGGGCCCAAGCatgaagagaaggaggagaaaaaggaggCTGTTCAAGA tCAAGTTAGAAAATCAACCCTGAACCCAAATGCTAATGAGTTCAAACCCAGGTTTAACACACAG CCCAAACCAGCCAACACCCCAACGCCTCCCCGCCCTCAGGGCCAGCCCAGCCCCTCCATTGTGGTCCAGCAGCCTCCGGCTGTTTATGGTCAGACAGTCTGCTTCCCTCAGATGTATCCACTCACACCAGTCAGCCCCGGAGTCCAG AAAAGCATAATATGGAAG TCTCCAACCATGTACCAGGTGCCGATGCCTCATATGACAGTCAGCCAGTCTAAACCCTACAGACCAGGTAAAG TACCCAACATGCCCCAGCAGAGGTCAGACCAGCACCACCCGACTGGTACACCTACCATGATGCAcccagcaacagcagcagggCCACCTATTGTAGCAACGAACCCCGCCTACTCTGCACAGTACTTTACCTGCAGCCCGCAACAGTTCACTAGTCAGCCGCTTGTCCAGCAGATGCCACACTACCAATCACAA TTATGTGTCATTCAGCCACAGCACGTGTTCAGTCCAGTGATGCAGGGCAGTCCCAGGATGATGGCGCCTCCTACGCATGGCCAGCCTAGCCTTGTCTCCTCCTCAACTACACAGTACCCAGAGCAGACCCACACCATGTATG GGCCAATGCCTCAGCAGTACCCCCACCCTAGTGCTACCTTACACCCTCACCCACAGCACCCTCAGCCCTCTGCTACTCCTACAGGCCAAGCCCAGCAAAGTGGTCCTCCACAGCATGGAGGACCCCCCAGCCACCCCGCTGCCAGCCCAGTACAGCACCCTCAGCACCCACAGGCAGCAGCAG cagcagcagcagcagctcaggcCCTGCACCTGGCCAACCAGCCCCCACAGCAGCAGATGTACTCGGCCTTAGCTCCCACGCCCCCCTCCATGACACCTGGGCCAAACCCACAGTCTCCACAGGCATCATTCCCCTCTGCTCAGCAGACTGTCTACATCCACCCGCAGCAGGTGCAGCACGGCTACAACCCCAACCACATGGCACACGTGCAGCAG GCACATATGCAGTCCGGTATAGTGCCATCTCACCACCCGGCACCCACCCACCCCCCTATGATGCTGATGGCTACCCAGGGTCCTCCAGGGGGTCCACAGCCTCCTATGCCTCAGTCTGCCCTCAACCACATCCCTGTTTCCTCCACAACACATTTCTCCTACTTGGCACATCCACAAG TGCAGcctcatcatcagcagcagctgtag
- the atxn2 gene encoding ataxin-2 isoform X9 has product MSMKAGGNRSKPGGGNTAGATASGAGGSGGGRQNLGRGRHSGKGPMAVIFNGVYANMRMVHVLTSVVGTKCELRVKNGAIYEGVFKTYGPECDLVLDAAHRKSPEPSTGPRKEDIVESIIFKASDVVVVTFKDVDLNFARKVSSDTDNFTDAAVSGRINGEHKEKDLEPWDGGETHNSDSLESLDTDVSNGWDPNDMFKFNEEKYGVLSTYDSSLSTYTVPLERDNSEAFLKREARAAQLAEEIEASATYKARVALENDERTDEEKYTAVVRGERETHALSRENKYIPPGQRNRETMSWGPGRQNSPRLGQSSAGTSTPRQGPHDYSPSSGADQRVVNGGSSHWPSPCPSPSSRPPSRYQSGPSSLPPRATTPTRPPSRPPSRPSRPPSHSSHPSYPSSSSSFSHHGPTSPASTLPKRMSSEGPPRMSPKSQRTPRSHRVPPSRISGIPPGVDLISHSAPGEVSATPPTRSSSSGGTWSSVVSGAHRPRSPRQNNVGGASPGSSSLSSPQTGTAPTETMATLTSASSPTAASPAPNMITSPSGDAKECRVQETRQTSPSANKENVKPLDSSPSISRPVCKGPPSMAPDHRKQIDNLKKFSVDFRLQSSSNPEPAFDQMMTKPVRDPAEKPKDLPLDKSTTVGRDSSENGVVVIAAGTPGAAPASSTTTANTSKPGSPAALSPSPSAPDQKRAGMDVTSQGVQTTATSTFSGPKHEEKEEKKEAVQDQVRKSTLNPNANEFKPRFNTQPKPANTPTPPRPQGQPSPSIVVQQPPAVYGQTVCFPQMYPLTPVSPGVQSPTMYQVPMPHMTVSQSKPYRPVPNMPQQRSDQHHPTGTPTMMHPATAAGPPIVATNPAYSAQYFTCSPQQFTSQPLVQQMPHYQSQPQHVFSPVMQGSPRMMAPPTHGQPSLVSSSTTQYPEQTHTMYGPMPQQYPHPSATLHPHPQHPQPSATPTGQAQQSGPPQHGGPPSHPAASPVQHPQHPQAAAAAAAAAQALHLANQPPQQQMYSALAPTPPSMTPGPNPQSPQASFPSAQQTVYIHPQQVQHGYNPNHMAHVQQAHMQSGIVPSHHPAPTHPPMMLMATQGPPGGPQPPMPQSALNHIPVSSTTHFSYLAHPQVQLLTLGSHQNNSFVQPHHQQQL; this is encoded by the exons ATGTCAATGAAGGCCGGTGGAAATCGCAGCAAACCCGGTGGTGGCAACACCGCTGGTGCGACCGCCTCCGGAGCCGGAGGAAGCGGCGGGGGTAGACAGAATCTGGGCAG ggGAAGACATAGTGGTAAAGGTCCTATGGCT gtcATTTTCAATGGTGTATATGCAAATATGAGGATGGTCCATGTGTTGACTTCAGTGGTG GGGACCAAATGTGAGCTCAGAGTTAAAAACGGAGCTATTTATGAAGGAGTTTTTAAGACATATGGTCCAGAG TGTGACCTGGTGTTGGATGCTGCTCACAGAAAGAGCCCAGAGCCAAGCACAGGCCCCAGGAAAGAAGATATTGTAGAGAGCATCATTTTCAAGGCCTCTGATGTTGTTGTGGTGACCTTTAAAGATGTGGACTTGAATTTCGCCAGGAAAG TCTCCTCTGACACAG ACAACttcacagatgctgctgtgagcGGGAGAATCAATGGTGAGcacaaagagaaagatttaGAGCCCTGGGATGGAGGAGAGACCCACAACTCTGACAGCCTTGAGTCTCTGGACACAGATGTG TCAAACGGATGGGATCCCAACGACATGTTCAAGTTCAACGAGGAGAAGTATGGAGTCCTGTCTACTTATGACAGCAGCTTATCCACATATAC GGTCCCCTTAGAGCGTGATAACTCTGAAGCGTTCCTGAAGAGAGAAGCACGTGCTGCCCAGCTGGCAGAGGAGATCGAGGCCAGTGCCACATACAAGGCCCGTGTGGCCCTGGAGAACGATGAGCGCACTGATGAGGAAAAATACACTGCTGTGGTGCGAGGGGAGAGGGAGACTCACGCACTCAGCAG AGAGAACAAGTACATTCCTCCAGGTCAGAGGAACAGGGAAACAATGTCATGGGGGCCAGGACGCCAGAATTCACCTCGTCTGGGTCAGAGTTCAGCTGGAACCTCCACTCCTCGACAGGGACCTCACGATTACAGTCCCAGTTCTGGGGCTGACCAGAGGGTGGTTAATGGAG GTTCATCCCATTGGCCCTCACCCTGTCCGTCTCCTTCCTCTCGTCCCCCCTCTCGTTACCAGTCTGGCCCCTCTTCCCTGCCTCCTCGGGCGACCACGCCCACCAGACCACCCTCCAGACCCCCTTCTCGACCTTCCAGGCCTCCCTCTCATTCATCTCATCCCTCCTatccttcctcttcatcctccttttCTCACCATGGGCCCACGTCGCCAGCCTCCACTCTGCCCAAACGCATGTCTTCAGAAG GTCCTCCCAGGATGTCTCCAAAATCTCAGCGGACACCTCGTTCCCACAGAGTACCACCTTCTCGAATCAGTGGCATTCCCCCTGGAGTGGACTTGATTTCCCACAGTGCACCTGGAGAGGTTTCAGCAACTCCACCAACCAGGAGTAGCTCTTCTGGAGGGACTTGGTCCTCAGTTGTCAGTGGAG CTCACAGACCTCGCTCACCCCGACAGAACAATGTGGGAGGAGCATCCCCTggctcctcctctctctcttcacCCCAGACAGGAACAGCTCCAACTGAAACCATGGCAACACTGACATCAGCTTCTTCCCCTACTGCTGCTAGTCCTGCCCCCAACATGATCACCTCTCCATCAGGGGATG CTAAGGAGTGTCGTGTCCAAGAGACAAGGCAGACATCGCCATCAGCAAATAAGGAGAACGTGAAGCCTTTGGATAGCTCCCCTAGTATTTCTAGACCAGTCTGTAAAG GACCCCCTTCAATGGCACCAgaccacagaaaacaaatagATAATTTGAAGAAATTTAGTGTAGATTTTAGA TTGCAGTCTAGTTCAAATCCAGAACCAGCCTTTGACCAGATGATGACCAAGCCTGTCAGAGATCCAGCAGAAAAGCCTAAAGACCTTCCCCTGGACAAGTCAACCACAGTGGGACGGGACAGTAGTGAAAATGGTGTTGTAGTCATTGCTGCTGGCACCCCTGGAGCTGCTCCTGCTTCATCCACTACCACTGCAAATACCAGTAAGCCTGGCAGCCCCGCTGCCCTGTCGCCTTCTCCTTCAGCACCGGACCAGAAGAGGGCGGGAATGGATGTGACATCACAAGGAGTTCAAACAACAGCCACGTCTACATTCAGTGGGCCCAAGCatgaagagaaggaggagaaaaaggaggCTGTTCAAGA tCAAGTTAGAAAATCAACCCTGAACCCAAATGCTAATGAGTTCAAACCCAGGTTTAACACACAG CCCAAACCAGCCAACACCCCAACGCCTCCCCGCCCTCAGGGCCAGCCCAGCCCCTCCATTGTGGTCCAGCAGCCTCCGGCTGTTTATGGTCAGACAGTCTGCTTCCCTCAGATGTATCCACTCACACCAGTCAGCCCCGGAGTCCAG TCTCCAACCATGTACCAGGTGCCGATGCCTCATATGACAGTCAGCCAGTCTAAACCCTACAGACCAG TACCCAACATGCCCCAGCAGAGGTCAGACCAGCACCACCCGACTGGTACACCTACCATGATGCAcccagcaacagcagcagggCCACCTATTGTAGCAACGAACCCCGCCTACTCTGCACAGTACTTTACCTGCAGCCCGCAACAGTTCACTAGTCAGCCGCTTGTCCAGCAGATGCCACACTACCAATCACAA CCACAGCACGTGTTCAGTCCAGTGATGCAGGGCAGTCCCAGGATGATGGCGCCTCCTACGCATGGCCAGCCTAGCCTTGTCTCCTCCTCAACTACACAGTACCCAGAGCAGACCCACACCATGTATG GGCCAATGCCTCAGCAGTACCCCCACCCTAGTGCTACCTTACACCCTCACCCACAGCACCCTCAGCCCTCTGCTACTCCTACAGGCCAAGCCCAGCAAAGTGGTCCTCCACAGCATGGAGGACCCCCCAGCCACCCCGCTGCCAGCCCAGTACAGCACCCTCAGCACCCACAGGCAGCAGCAG cagcagcagcagcagctcaggcCCTGCACCTGGCCAACCAGCCCCCACAGCAGCAGATGTACTCGGCCTTAGCTCCCACGCCCCCCTCCATGACACCTGGGCCAAACCCACAGTCTCCACAGGCATCATTCCCCTCTGCTCAGCAGACTGTCTACATCCACCCGCAGCAGGTGCAGCACGGCTACAACCCCAACCACATGGCACACGTGCAGCAG GCACATATGCAGTCCGGTATAGTGCCATCTCACCACCCGGCACCCACCCACCCCCCTATGATGCTGATGGCTACCCAGGGTCCTCCAGGGGGTCCACAGCCTCCTATGCCTCAGTCTGCCCTCAACCACATCCCTGTTTCCTCCACAACACATTTCTCCTACTTGGCACATCCACAAG TTCAGCTACTAACACTGGGCAGCCATCAGAATAACAGCTTTG TGCAGcctcatcatcagcagcagctgtag
- the atxn2 gene encoding ataxin-2 isoform X12 encodes MSMKAGGNRSKPGGGNTAGATASGAGGSGGGRQNLGRGRHSGKGPMAVIFNGVYANMRMVHVLTSVVGTKCELRVKNGAIYEGVFKTYGPECDLVLDAAHRKSPEPSTGPRKEDIVESIIFKASDVVVVTFKDVDLNFARKVSSDTDNFTDAAVSGRINGEHKEKDLEPWDGGETHNSDSLESLDTDVSNGWDPNDMFKFNEEKYGVLSTYDSSLSTYTVPLERDNSEAFLKREARAAQLAEEIEASATYKARVALENDERTDEEKYTAVVRGERETHALSRENKYIPPGQRNRETMSWGPGRQNSPRLGQSSAGTSTPRQGPHDYSPSSGADQRVVNGGSSHWPSPCPSPSSRPPSRYQSGPSSLPPRATTPTRPPSRPPSRPSRPPSHSSHPSYPSSSSSFSHHGPTSPASTLPKRMSSEGPPRMSPKSQRTPRSHRVPPSRISGIPPGVDLISHSAPGEVSATPPTRSSSSGGTWSSVVSGAHRPRSPRQNNVGGASPGSSSLSSPQTGTAPTETMATLTSASSPTAASPAPNMITSPSGDAKECRVQETRQTSPSANKENVKPLDSSPSISRPVCKGPPSMAPDHRKQIDNLKKFSVDFRLQSSSNPEPAFDQMMTKPVRDPAEKPKDLPLDKSTTVGRDSSENGVVVIAAGTPGAAPASSTTTANTSKPGSPAALSPSPSAPDQKRAGMDVTSQGVQTTATSTFSGPKHEEKEEKKEAVQDQVRKSTLNPNANEFKPRFNTQPKPANTPTPPRPQGQPSPSIVVQQPPAVYGQTVCFPQMYPLTPVSPGVQKSIIWKSPTMYQVPMPHMTVSQSKPYRPGKVPNMPQQRSDQHHPTGTPTMMHPATAAGPPIVATNPAYSAQYFTCSPQQFTSQPLVQQMPHYQSQPQHVFSPVMQGSPRMMAPPTHGQPSLVSSSTTQYPEQTHTMYGPMPQQYPHPSATLHPHPQHPQPSATPTGQAQQSGPPQHGGPPSHPAASPVQHPQHPQAAAAAAAAAQALHLANQPPQQQMYSALAPTPPSMTPGPNPQSPQASFPSAQQTVYIHPQQVQHGYNPNHMAHVQQAHMQSGIVPSHHPAPTHPPMMLMATQGPPGGPQPPMPQSALNHIPVSSTTHFSYLAHPQVQPHHQQQL; translated from the exons ATGTCAATGAAGGCCGGTGGAAATCGCAGCAAACCCGGTGGTGGCAACACCGCTGGTGCGACCGCCTCCGGAGCCGGAGGAAGCGGCGGGGGTAGACAGAATCTGGGCAG ggGAAGACATAGTGGTAAAGGTCCTATGGCT gtcATTTTCAATGGTGTATATGCAAATATGAGGATGGTCCATGTGTTGACTTCAGTGGTG GGGACCAAATGTGAGCTCAGAGTTAAAAACGGAGCTATTTATGAAGGAGTTTTTAAGACATATGGTCCAGAG TGTGACCTGGTGTTGGATGCTGCTCACAGAAAGAGCCCAGAGCCAAGCACAGGCCCCAGGAAAGAAGATATTGTAGAGAGCATCATTTTCAAGGCCTCTGATGTTGTTGTGGTGACCTTTAAAGATGTGGACTTGAATTTCGCCAGGAAAG TCTCCTCTGACACAG ACAACttcacagatgctgctgtgagcGGGAGAATCAATGGTGAGcacaaagagaaagatttaGAGCCCTGGGATGGAGGAGAGACCCACAACTCTGACAGCCTTGAGTCTCTGGACACAGATGTG TCAAACGGATGGGATCCCAACGACATGTTCAAGTTCAACGAGGAGAAGTATGGAGTCCTGTCTACTTATGACAGCAGCTTATCCACATATAC GGTCCCCTTAGAGCGTGATAACTCTGAAGCGTTCCTGAAGAGAGAAGCACGTGCTGCCCAGCTGGCAGAGGAGATCGAGGCCAGTGCCACATACAAGGCCCGTGTGGCCCTGGAGAACGATGAGCGCACTGATGAGGAAAAATACACTGCTGTGGTGCGAGGGGAGAGGGAGACTCACGCACTCAGCAG AGAGAACAAGTACATTCCTCCAGGTCAGAGGAACAGGGAAACAATGTCATGGGGGCCAGGACGCCAGAATTCACCTCGTCTGGGTCAGAGTTCAGCTGGAACCTCCACTCCTCGACAGGGACCTCACGATTACAGTCCCAGTTCTGGGGCTGACCAGAGGGTGGTTAATGGAG GTTCATCCCATTGGCCCTCACCCTGTCCGTCTCCTTCCTCTCGTCCCCCCTCTCGTTACCAGTCTGGCCCCTCTTCCCTGCCTCCTCGGGCGACCACGCCCACCAGACCACCCTCCAGACCCCCTTCTCGACCTTCCAGGCCTCCCTCTCATTCATCTCATCCCTCCTatccttcctcttcatcctccttttCTCACCATGGGCCCACGTCGCCAGCCTCCACTCTGCCCAAACGCATGTCTTCAGAAG GTCCTCCCAGGATGTCTCCAAAATCTCAGCGGACACCTCGTTCCCACAGAGTACCACCTTCTCGAATCAGTGGCATTCCCCCTGGAGTGGACTTGATTTCCCACAGTGCACCTGGAGAGGTTTCAGCAACTCCACCAACCAGGAGTAGCTCTTCTGGAGGGACTTGGTCCTCAGTTGTCAGTGGAG CTCACAGACCTCGCTCACCCCGACAGAACAATGTGGGAGGAGCATCCCCTggctcctcctctctctcttcacCCCAGACAGGAACAGCTCCAACTGAAACCATGGCAACACTGACATCAGCTTCTTCCCCTACTGCTGCTAGTCCTGCCCCCAACATGATCACCTCTCCATCAGGGGATG CTAAGGAGTGTCGTGTCCAAGAGACAAGGCAGACATCGCCATCAGCAAATAAGGAGAACGTGAAGCCTTTGGATAGCTCCCCTAGTATTTCTAGACCAGTCTGTAAAG GACCCCCTTCAATGGCACCAgaccacagaaaacaaatagATAATTTGAAGAAATTTAGTGTAGATTTTAGA TTGCAGTCTAGTTCAAATCCAGAACCAGCCTTTGACCAGATGATGACCAAGCCTGTCAGAGATCCAGCAGAAAAGCCTAAAGACCTTCCCCTGGACAAGTCAACCACAGTGGGACGGGACAGTAGTGAAAATGGTGTTGTAGTCATTGCTGCTGGCACCCCTGGAGCTGCTCCTGCTTCATCCACTACCACTGCAAATACCAGTAAGCCTGGCAGCCCCGCTGCCCTGTCGCCTTCTCCTTCAGCACCGGACCAGAAGAGGGCGGGAATGGATGTGACATCACAAGGAGTTCAAACAACAGCCACGTCTACATTCAGTGGGCCCAAGCatgaagagaaggaggagaaaaaggaggCTGTTCAAGA tCAAGTTAGAAAATCAACCCTGAACCCAAATGCTAATGAGTTCAAACCCAGGTTTAACACACAG CCCAAACCAGCCAACACCCCAACGCCTCCCCGCCCTCAGGGCCAGCCCAGCCCCTCCATTGTGGTCCAGCAGCCTCCGGCTGTTTATGGTCAGACAGTCTGCTTCCCTCAGATGTATCCACTCACACCAGTCAGCCCCGGAGTCCAG AAAAGCATAATATGGAAG TCTCCAACCATGTACCAGGTGCCGATGCCTCATATGACAGTCAGCCAGTCTAAACCCTACAGACCAGGTAAAG TACCCAACATGCCCCAGCAGAGGTCAGACCAGCACCACCCGACTGGTACACCTACCATGATGCAcccagcaacagcagcagggCCACCTATTGTAGCAACGAACCCCGCCTACTCTGCACAGTACTTTACCTGCAGCCCGCAACAGTTCACTAGTCAGCCGCTTGTCCAGCAGATGCCACACTACCAATCACAA CCACAGCACGTGTTCAGTCCAGTGATGCAGGGCAGTCCCAGGATGATGGCGCCTCCTACGCATGGCCAGCCTAGCCTTGTCTCCTCCTCAACTACACAGTACCCAGAGCAGACCCACACCATGTATG GGCCAATGCCTCAGCAGTACCCCCACCCTAGTGCTACCTTACACCCTCACCCACAGCACCCTCAGCCCTCTGCTACTCCTACAGGCCAAGCCCAGCAAAGTGGTCCTCCACAGCATGGAGGACCCCCCAGCCACCCCGCTGCCAGCCCAGTACAGCACCCTCAGCACCCACAGGCAGCAGCAG cagcagcagcagcagctcaggcCCTGCACCTGGCCAACCAGCCCCCACAGCAGCAGATGTACTCGGCCTTAGCTCCCACGCCCCCCTCCATGACACCTGGGCCAAACCCACAGTCTCCACAGGCATCATTCCCCTCTGCTCAGCAGACTGTCTACATCCACCCGCAGCAGGTGCAGCACGGCTACAACCCCAACCACATGGCACACGTGCAGCAG GCACATATGCAGTCCGGTATAGTGCCATCTCACCACCCGGCACCCACCCACCCCCCTATGATGCTGATGGCTACCCAGGGTCCTCCAGGGGGTCCACAGCCTCCTATGCCTCAGTCTGCCCTCAACCACATCCCTGTTTCCTCCACAACACATTTCTCCTACTTGGCACATCCACAAG TGCAGcctcatcatcagcagcagctgtag